TTAACGGTGAACCGCCATGGATGAATCCCTGATCCTGCTGATGATCCTCTCCCTGTTCCTGGGCTGCGGCTGCTGGTTGTTTTTTGTCTGGGGGGTAAAAAAGGGTGAGTTCGACGATCTGGAGCGCCCCAAGCACCGCATGCTGGATGACGACGACGAAGGAGAGAAAAAATGACCGAAATCTGGCTCGCCTTTCTGGCCGGACTGGCCGGCAGCTTTCACTGCATCGGCATGTGCGGCGGCATCGTGGCCGCCCTGTCCATGGCCGCCAGCAGCGGCTCCAGTCGTTCCCGCGCCCTGTCGCTGCTCATGTACAACATCGGCAGAATCACCACCTACACCCTCCTCGGCGTGGCGGCCGGACTCATCGGCGCCTCCCTCAGCCTGCCCGCCATGCGGGCTGTCGGTGTCTGGCTGGGGCTGGCCGCCAACCTCATGGTTATCACCATCGGGCTTGCCTCGGCCTTCGGCTTTTCCTGGGGACTGAACTCCCTTGAAAGCGGTTCCGCCCGATTCTTTGCCGGACCGCTGCGGCGGGCCGTTTCCGGTGATTCTTCCCTGGCCTTTCTGCCGGTGGGGCTGTTGCTCGGTTTTCTTCCCTGCGGCATGATCTACGGCCCCCTGGCCGTGGCTGCGTCAAACGGCAGCCCCCTGCGCGGGGGGGTGATGATGCTGGCCCTGGGATTGGGAACCGTACCGATTCTGATGGTCTTCGGCTCAGCCACCGGTGCGATCTCCGCTGTTTTCAGGAGCGTCATGTTCCGGCTGCTGGGGGTACTTATCGCCGCCATCGGCCTGATGGGGCTGCTACGGGTGCTGAAGCGGATGGGAATGATCTACGGGTTTAACCTGTGGTGACGTGATTCGCGGGGTGGCCATGCATCACGCGGTTCTACCTACTCCAGATAATCCAGACCTTCAGCAAGACTGCTCATTTCAGTATTCAATTTGTACGCGCCATTCTTGATCCGCACCAGCACACCATTTTCAATCAACGACTGGAACGCGCTGACGACGGTGGGCTTGCTGGCGTTGAGTGCCGCAGCAATCTCATCGTAGGTCCCATAAAAGACCAGATCCTTATCAAGCTTGGAAAAAATATACTCGATGATTTGCACCCGCTTGCCGCCGATGGTGTTGAGCAGCCTCAGCAGCAGGTTCTTCTGGTCGAGTTCGGTTTTGACCATCTTCTGCTCAGCAATTTTTGACAACTGTTCCAGCAGTTCATACAGGTTGATCGGCTTCATCAGGTAGCCGTCGGCTTTCAGGCGTATGGCCGCCAGCAGATACTCCACCTCGGAATGGGCCGAAACAATCACCACCGCTATCTCAGGATAGCGGGATCTGACTGCTTCAAGCAGCTCGATCCCCGACATATGGGCCATCCGCACATCGGTCACAACAATGTCGGGAGGTTCGGCCTCAATCATCTCCAGTGCCTTCTCCGCACTCCCCACGCAGATCGTGCTTTTGCAGAAACTGTGCAGCGCAAGATGCATCTGTCCCAGAGCATCCGGTTCGTCATCGACACAAATGACCGCAATATCCTTGAGAGCTTTGACGTTCATGGAGTTACTCCTTGGCAGCGAGCCGGGAAAACTGCAGGCAGATGCAGGCACCGAAATAGTGCGTACCGTTCAGCTCGAACGGACTATTCTCCGCCCAGACTTTTCCGTTATCAAGATTTTCAGCAATCTGCTGGCACAGGTACAGTCCCAGCCCGGTGCCATCAGCCTTGTCTTTTGTTGTCACATACGGCTCGAACACCCGTTTCAGTAAGTGCTGTGGAATGCCGCCAGCGCTGTCCTGAAACCTGACCGTCACCATTCTGTCGTTTTCCTCGCTACAGGTGATCAGGATCACGCGCCCCCCCTCTATCATGCATAACTGGTCCTTGGCGTTCAACAGGAGGTTTACCGACAGCTGCATCAGGTCGTTCACAAACCCCATGGTCAGCACCGGAGCACTGATCCGGTTTTCGATGGTGATCCGGTTTTGTTCCATAATCGGGCGGACCACGGAGATGGCGCGTTCGACAGATGCCTGCAGGTCAATCTCCTGCCGGCTGCTGCCGGACATCAGCAGGGCGCGCCAGTCATCAATGATATGTGACATGTAGCTGATGTTCTGGTTGGCCAGATCGACCTGCTGCCTGAGCAGCGCCTCGTCCAGCTGTCCCAGCCGGCTGTGCAGTTCGATGTTCTGCACCGCAAGAGAAAGGGTATGCAGCGGCTGCCGCCATTGATGGCCGATATACCCAATCATCTCGCCCAGGGCCGCGTTCTTCGACTTCTGCGCCAGTTGACGATTTTTTTCGTTAATGATCTTTTCGTGTTTGCGGAAACCGATGTAGATCACGGTCAGCAACATGACGATGGCCGGCAGGAAGAACATGAGACGGGTGTACAGGTATACCCACTGTTTCTTCTTGAAGCTGGTCATGTTGTAGGCCACGAGAAATCGGCCGGCCTCCTGACCGTCATGACTATTGAAGCGCAACGAGGGGCTGACCAGAAAATGCTCCTGCCCTACCGTGACTTCCGAAAAGTCAGAACTCATGGCGACCTGTGGCATGACGTCGGAAAAAAACTGCACATCTTTCAGTGGCAACACTGTCTTTTCGATGAAACGGTAGCAGGCCAGCGTAGTATTTTCAGGCGTGCATCCTTGCAGTGTCGTGTCCTTAACAACCATGGCGGATCTGAGACCTTCAAAGACCCAGCCTAACTTGAACTGGAACCATTCGGGATCCAGCCCCACCTCAAGCGCACCAACCATCTGCCCGGTCTTCGTGTCGATGATCGGGAATCCGGAGTCATACCAAAACGGTAAAAAATCACTTTCAAAGCCGGAAACCTGCCGTTTGTGCTCCAGAACATGTTTTAAAGTGCCGGATATTCTGCCTTCCATCCCTTGGTCAACGGCCATGTCCGATTTGCGGTACAGGACGCGCCCTTGCGCATCGACGACGGTGAGCAGAATGACCGGCACCAAACGGTGCCTGAAATTGGCATATACCGGGTCATATACCTTTTTCAACGCTTCGACGTTGTTATCACGCACCATCCCGGCAATGTCATTATCCCGGAAGATGGCCTTCATATAATTAGTCTTTCGCTTGCTGAGCTGCTCAACCTCGCTCTTGAACGACTGGTCGATCATGGAAAAGACGGACTTCGAATAAAACCTGTAGTCAGACAGCCGGTAGATGTAGTCGACAACCGTAATTGCAGTGAAAAGGCAGAACGAGAGCATGAAGGTGATAACTATCACGATGTTCTTGTTGGTCAGCACCAAGTGCCACATACCCCCACCTCGCGTCGTGCTTCTGTCATGCTCCGTTGCGCCGGCCGGCACACGCCCCCCCACACAACCAAAACAGGCTGGTCACTGCAGCCGGCATCTGCTGTTTCGGCTGCTGAACACCCGCCCTGCGTACGGCCCAGTAAACCAAAAAACAACTTCACAGTCAAGGAACCAAAACCGAGCAGCGACATTAAGTTAAATTTATTATGCAATGGT
The window above is part of the Trichlorobacter ammonificans genome. Proteins encoded here:
- the ccoS gene encoding cbb3-type cytochrome oxidase assembly protein CcoS, encoding MDESLILLMILSLFLGCGCWLFFVWGVKKGEFDDLERPKHRMLDDDDEGEKK
- a CDS encoding sulfite exporter TauE/SafE family protein; this translates as MTEIWLAFLAGLAGSFHCIGMCGGIVAALSMAASSGSSRSRALSLLMYNIGRITTYTLLGVAAGLIGASLSLPAMRAVGVWLGLAANLMVITIGLASAFGFSWGLNSLESGSARFFAGPLRRAVSGDSSLAFLPVGLLLGFLPCGMIYGPLAVAASNGSPLRGGVMMLALGLGTVPILMVFGSATGAISAVFRSVMFRLLGVLIAAIGLMGLLRVLKRMGMIYGFNLW
- a CDS encoding response regulator, whose amino-acid sequence is MNVKALKDIAVICVDDEPDALGQMHLALHSFCKSTICVGSAEKALEMIEAEPPDIVVTDVRMAHMSGIELLEAVRSRYPEIAVVIVSAHSEVEYLLAAIRLKADGYLMKPINLYELLEQLSKIAEQKMVKTELDQKNLLLRLLNTIGGKRVQIIEYIFSKLDKDLVFYGTYDEIAAALNASKPTVVSAFQSLIENGVLVRIKNGAYKLNTEMSSLAEGLDYLE
- a CDS encoding sensor histidine kinase, encoding MWHLVLTNKNIVIVITFMLSFCLFTAITVVDYIYRLSDYRFYSKSVFSMIDQSFKSEVEQLSKRKTNYMKAIFRDNDIAGMVRDNNVEALKKVYDPVYANFRHRLVPVILLTVVDAQGRVLYRKSDMAVDQGMEGRISGTLKHVLEHKRQVSGFESDFLPFWYDSGFPIIDTKTGQMVGALEVGLDPEWFQFKLGWVFEGLRSAMVVKDTTLQGCTPENTTLACYRFIEKTVLPLKDVQFFSDVMPQVAMSSDFSEVTVGQEHFLVSPSLRFNSHDGQEAGRFLVAYNMTSFKKKQWVYLYTRLMFFLPAIVMLLTVIYIGFRKHEKIINEKNRQLAQKSKNAALGEMIGYIGHQWRQPLHTLSLAVQNIELHSRLGQLDEALLRQQVDLANQNISYMSHIIDDWRALLMSGSSRQEIDLQASVERAISVVRPIMEQNRITIENRISAPVLTMGFVNDLMQLSVNLLLNAKDQLCMIEGGRVILITCSEENDRMVTVRFQDSAGGIPQHLLKRVFEPYVTTKDKADGTGLGLYLCQQIAENLDNGKVWAENSPFELNGTHYFGACICLQFSRLAAKE